Below is a genomic region from Henckelia pumila isolate YLH828 chromosome 3, ASM3356847v2, whole genome shotgun sequence.
TGGGGCGAAAGAAGTTTAAAGCCAAGAAGCATTAGATTTCGAATTTTTTGCGAAAAAACAGCATTGAACCAACAAATTTCAGGTAtaattttttctgaaaaattaagaaatttttatatcaaattcCGTCTTGATGAttgggtttttttttctttcaattgaGTTATTCTTTGAGGGTTGTCCACTTGTGtatgtttttcttttatttatttatttttagaaaaaaaccTAAAAcaagatattttaaatataattgatatgaggcttttctttattttaattaatttgtccGTGGAATTCGCAcaaatatttggataaattggATTACAATCGAAATCTTAATCGGATAAATTTAAAAAGACGTGGCATAATTTTTTGAAGACAAATATGTAATTTTGACACACAGTTGCCGATGAGAGAGACAGCAGttgaaaaaaagagagagaaagAGGATTAGACCTTATCCATTTctctttataaaaaaaaaaagcatatcAAAAACCCTCACTCCTCAGAATCAACCAAAAACACTCATCGATTCCTGCGACGTTAATGGCGGCATCGAAAACCTACTTCTCTCGGCCGAATTACCGGTTCCTTCCTGCGGATCAGCTCCTCGGCAACGAAACCTCCATGAACTTCGAGCTGGAAGAGTCCGACGTCTGGACCTCGCCGGCGGATCGATCATCTTCGCCCGAGATAGTGAAGAAAAGCTCCAGGGTTTCGAGGAAACCGTCGGCCTCGAGGCGAGCTTCCGCGGCTTCGTCGCTGCCGGTGAACGTGCCGGATTGGTCGAAGATACTGAAGGAAGAGCACAGGGAGAATCGGCTGAGAGACAGCGACGACGATTACGACGAGGGGGATCGGATTCCGCCGCACGAGTTCCTGGCGCGGCAAATGGCGAGGACTGGGATCGCCGCCTCCTCCGTGCACGAAGGCGTGGGCAGGACTCTGAAGGGAAGAGATCTCAGCAGGGTTAGAAATGCAATTCTGCAGAAAACTGGGTACCAGGATTGacttattaatttatatatttatttatattatcgttttttttaaaaaaatatataattttcctttttttttcaaGTTGGAAGAAGCCTCGTTTTTTTAAGTATGGCTTGTTGAGATGGGAGGCTGATtttcttttactggaaaatGTTTTCCTAACCTATCTACGAAGTAACGGAAATGTCAAATTTGATCATTTTTATTTCACTTTTGAATAATTGTTTTtatgtaattattattattttttgatctTCGATTATCGTTTAATTTGTGTAGTAGTTGATAATTTTAAAGCTCTCAAGTGACATTAAATTCGGAGAGGTACAATACGATATGGtcaaattatttgttttacCCAAAGAACTTTATTTATCTGCATGTTTTATTGACAGAATTAAGAGTATTTCCCCGATTGTACAAGTAATGCGCGTATGAACTtacaaaataagattttgatTAACTAAATTTTTATCAAGCGAAtaaagaaaaacatttttttttttatatttttcccAATGATATAAAAcgaatattataattattttaaatttcaattgGGGAACCTAAATAAAATgttgaataaataaaaacattgtTTGGTATAAATGGATGGGTGTGGTGAAGAAATTAAATGCAAGCATGCATGTATTAATTTGTGGGCCCACTTGAGTTGGTGTTTTGAAACGATGGATGGTAACCTTATTTGTCGTTTACACCCTCAGTCGACAGCGGTTTTCCACAGACTTGCTATTAGTTTTTTATTCATTAATTAATATGTAGTACGTTGATATTATGC
It encodes:
- the LOC140893141 gene encoding protein S40-4; amino-acid sequence: MAASKTYFSRPNYRFLPADQLLGNETSMNFELEESDVWTSPADRSSSPEIVKKSSRVSRKPSASRRASAASSLPVNVPDWSKILKEEHRENRLRDSDDDYDEGDRIPPHEFLARQMARTGIAASSVHEGVGRTLKGRDLSRVRNAILQKTGYQD